From Bdellovibrio sp. KM01:
TTCCGGCACCATTGCTTCCGACGAACCCTGTTGTTTCCCCTTGAGGAAGATGAAAGGAAATATCCTGAAGAACATGGCGATCTTTTTCAAAGAGACCACCTTTGAACGTCTTATTTAACTTTTCAACCTGAAGTACTTCCATTGATGCATTATGGTTTTAGCTCAATATTCAAAGCTTTCACCATCTCCCTAACAGGATCATACTGTTTGGAAGTGGCTGGCATCAAGTCACGAGATCCTAAAATTTCAGAATAAGTGTTTTTATCCGCCGATTGTTCCAAAATATCGATCAAAGCAAACATCATATCGTGGGTTACCTTGGGATATTCATCATAGAAATCCTGACGAACACAGAAGGGATCATTAGGGATAGGAGAGCTCATCCAAAGAATTCGTACCTTGGTTTTGGGGTCACCGAACTTAATCCACGCCCCTTGCTTTCCTTTTTCGTCGTCACTGAATACTGCGGCCGCATCAACTTCTTTGGACTCAAGTGCCTTGATAGAGGCTTGATGATTACCCGTGAACTGGACCTTGATGTCCTTGTCTTCGATTTTTTTATTACGCAAAGCCATCTTTGGATACAAATACCCTGAGGAAGACTGCTCGTCGACGAAAGCTATTTTCTTACCCTTCAAATCTTCCAATTTTTTGATC
This genomic window contains:
- the phnD gene encoding phosphate/phosphite/phosphonate ABC transporter substrate-binding protein, whose amino-acid sequence is MISFSRTFIKVISGVLAIVALSASVTMAADKTPSHMTIGMIPGGDPKKESEQGVTLAQALQTRLGIPVNMYISKNYAGLVEAMKNKKVDFAFFSSSTYVFAEKQAQAKVLLKKVWHEPYYYSAIIVPASSKIKKLEDLKGKKIAFVDEQSSSGYLYPKMALRNKKIEDKDIKVQFTGNHQASIKALESKEVDAAAVFSDDEKGKQGAWIKFGDPKTKVRILWMSSPIPNDPFCVRQDFYDEYPKVTHDMMFALIDILEQSADKNTYSEILGSRDLMPATSKQYDPVREMVKALNIELKP